The following coding sequences are from one Candidatus Hydrogenedentota bacterium window:
- a CDS encoding intradiol ring-cleavage dioxygenase → MKRRVQLTNSGPQNTASAPDQHRDDIPRGQLLSRKEAMHLLAGAGAFMLVGRVAFGQEDTCVVRPELTEGPYYVEDELERSDIRFDTTDGSVRAGAVLNLAFEVTELIDGVCVPLEGAIVEIWHCDAAGEYSGVSDGGFNTIGRNFLRGYQITDENGTVGFTTIYPGWYSGRAVHIHFKVRSSASSSEAFEFTSQLFFDDVLTDDVHAESPYADKGYRDTLNSDDGIFQGGGDQLLLDITGNSTDGYLSVFNIALELNGSAETSVDCTAPDASKSARAQGDMGTLGILAGLLALLRFSGEKT, encoded by the coding sequence ATGAAACGACGCGTGCAACTCACGAACTCGGGACCGCAGAACACGGCGTCCGCCCCAGACCAGCATCGAGATGATATTCCCCGGGGGCAACTCCTCTCCCGGAAAGAGGCGATGCACTTGCTCGCCGGAGCGGGAGCCTTCATGCTCGTAGGCCGTGTGGCCTTTGGTCAGGAAGACACCTGCGTGGTCCGTCCCGAATTGACCGAAGGGCCCTATTATGTGGAAGACGAGCTGGAGCGTTCCGATATTCGCTTCGACACCACGGATGGCTCCGTGCGGGCGGGGGCGGTGTTGAATCTCGCATTCGAGGTCACCGAGCTGATCGATGGCGTCTGCGTGCCGCTGGAGGGGGCCATTGTGGAAATCTGGCACTGCGACGCGGCCGGAGAATACTCCGGTGTGTCCGACGGCGGTTTCAACACCATAGGCCGGAACTTTCTCCGCGGCTACCAGATCACCGACGAAAACGGCACGGTTGGATTTACCACCATTTATCCCGGCTGGTACAGCGGGCGGGCCGTCCACATCCATTTCAAGGTGCGCTCAAGCGCCAGCTCCAGCGAGGCCTTTGAATTCACGTCGCAGCTTTTCTTTGACGATGTGCTGACGGACGATGTGCATGCAGAGTCGCCCTACGCCGACAAAGGCTATCGGGACACATTGAACAGCGACGACGGCATTTTCCAGGGCGGGGGCGACCAGTTGTTGCTGGATATCACGGGTAACAGCACCGACGGCTACCTGAGCGTATTCAACATCGCGCTGGAGTTGAATGGGAGCGCGGAGACCAGTGTTGATTGCACGGCCCCGGATGCCAGCAAGAGCGCGCGGGCACAGGGGGACATGGGCACGCTCGGAATTCTGGCCGGTTTGCTGGCGCTGTTGCGTTTC